The following are from one region of the Simiduia agarivorans SA1 = DSM 21679 genome:
- the rpsB gene encoding 30S ribosomal protein S2 produces the protein MSQVSMREMLQAGVHFGHQTRYWNPKMGKYIFGARNKIHIINLEHTVPAFNSALDALKTMASQKKKVLFVGTKRAAQKVIKEQAQRAGQPFVSHRWLGGMLTNYKTIRQSIKRLRDLEIQSQDGTFDKLTKKEALMRTRLMAKLEDSIGGIKDMGGLPDALFVIDVDHERIAIQEANNLGIPVFGIVDTNSNPEGVDFVIPGNDDAIRAIKLYVTAAADSCLEGVAASGAAVVNKDEYVEANDEAAAQ, from the coding sequence ATGTCTCAAGTAAGCATGCGCGAAATGCTGCAGGCTGGTGTTCACTTTGGTCACCAGACCCGCTATTGGAACCCCAAGATGGGCAAATACATCTTCGGTGCCCGCAACAAGATTCATATCATCAACCTCGAGCACACTGTACCTGCGTTCAACAGCGCACTGGACGCTCTGAAGACCATGGCGTCTCAGAAGAAGAAAGTACTGTTTGTGGGCACCAAGCGTGCCGCTCAGAAGGTGATCAAAGAGCAGGCCCAGCGCGCTGGCCAGCCTTTCGTTAGCCACCGTTGGTTGGGCGGTATGCTCACCAACTACAAAACCATCCGTCAGTCCATCAAGCGTCTGCGCGATCTGGAAATCCAGAGCCAGGACGGTACCTTTGACAAGCTGACCAAGAAAGAGGCGCTGATGCGCACTCGCCTGATGGCCAAGCTGGAAGACTCTATCGGTGGTATCAAAGACATGGGCGGCCTGCCCGACGCGCTGTTTGTGATCGACGTTGATCACGAGCGCATTGCGATTCAGGAAGCCAACAACCTGGGTATTCCAGTGTTCGGTATCGTGGATACCAACTCCAACCCGGAAGGCGTTGATTTCGTCATTCCCGGCAACGACGATGCCATCCGTGCCATCAAGCTGTACGTTACCGCTGCTGCTGACTCCTGCCTGGAAGGCGTTGCTGCATCTGGTGCTGCAGTGGTTAACAAAGACGAGTACGTTGAAGCCAACGACGAAGCCGCTGCTCAGTAA
- the map gene encoding type I methionyl aminopeptidase codes for MSVTIRTPDEIAKMRIAGRMAAECLELIEPHVVPGVTTAELDQIIHDHIVNVQKAIPACLGYKGFPKSVCTSVNDVICHGIPSEKQTLKKGDIVNIDVTVIYEGYFGDTSKMYLVGDVPNHAERLVQVTQECLYKAIEIVKPGARLGDIGAVIQAHAEANYYSVVREYCGHGIGDVFHEDPQILHYGTAGTGMEIREGMCFTIEPMINAGKAGTKLLGDGWTVKTKDRRLSAQWEHTLAVTSSGVEVLTARKEERF; via the coding sequence ATGTCTGTCACCATTCGCACACCTGACGAAATCGCCAAAATGCGTATTGCCGGCCGCATGGCCGCCGAGTGCCTGGAGCTGATCGAGCCCCATGTGGTACCGGGTGTCACCACCGCGGAACTGGATCAGATCATCCACGACCACATCGTCAATGTGCAGAAAGCCATCCCCGCCTGCCTGGGTTACAAAGGCTTTCCCAAGTCCGTGTGCACCTCGGTCAACGACGTGATCTGCCACGGCATCCCGTCCGAAAAGCAGACATTGAAAAAGGGCGACATCGTCAACATCGATGTCACCGTCATCTACGAAGGCTACTTTGGCGACACGTCCAAGATGTACCTGGTGGGCGACGTGCCGAACCACGCAGAGCGGCTGGTCCAGGTGACCCAGGAATGCCTGTACAAGGCCATCGAAATCGTCAAACCGGGCGCCCGGCTGGGCGACATCGGCGCCGTCATCCAGGCGCATGCAGAGGCCAACTACTATTCCGTGGTGCGCGAATACTGCGGACACGGGATCGGCGACGTTTTCCACGAGGATCCGCAGATCCTGCACTACGGCACCGCCGGCACCGGCATGGAAATCCGCGAAGGCATGTGTTTCACCATTGAACCCATGATCAATGCCGGTAAAGCCGGCACTAAATTGCTGGGCGACGGCTGGACCGTTAAAACCAAAGACCGGCGTCTGTCCGCGCAATGGGAGCACACGCTGGCAGTCACCAGCAGCGGCGTTGAAGTACTCACTGCACGCAAGGAAGAACGCTTTTGA
- a CDS encoding [protein-PII] uridylyltransferase — MRPFISDATPYFDRTPFFFDQTLFRQRLADGKPIPAFKDALNAAKVQFDSRFREGEDIRTLVYERAHFIDFILHYAWHQFDWAEGACLVAVGGYGRGELHPASDIDLLLLLAEEDSRPLLPAIEGFFTFLWDIGLEIGHSVRTIPQCIEIARDDITVATNIMESRVLFGYSDLRDQLLAHSGPDHIWSADAFFEAKWREQQERHAKYANTANNLEPNVKNAPGGLRDIQMISWVAKRYFNVRTIKQLEGRGFFTEEEYAILLSGEEFLWRVRYGLHMLAGRGEERLLFDHQRELATLFGYKDTPERLAVEQFMHRYYRVVQALQELNDVLLQFLSEAILQSGAPQTLEPINANFQLRNGFIEVAYTKVFLENPSALLEIFVVMGRDNRIRGVRASTIRLIRESRHLIDEQFRQNPANAELFMELMRSPYSLVRQLKRMKRYGILGRYLPEFDKITGQMQHDLFHIYTVDEHTFKVMTNMRRFRLPEAQDTFPVAAHIMKRLPKPELLYIAGLYHDIAKGRGGDHSMLGKVDAEAFCERHGLSPRETRLVGWLVEMHLLMSAVSQKQDISDPEVIHKFAGIVGDQRRLDYLYLLTVADINGTNPDLWTTWRASLMRQLYLETKRALRRGLENPIDRHDLIVETQQAAIRKLADKHFSEQRVRSLWGDMGEDYFLRESHLDIAWHTEAIACHGSDEPLILIRQSRIAGMEGATQIFVRTKDQNNVFAAAANALSGLQLDIQDARIYSSPDGYTIDTFFVLDENGEPTSPDRFDLIRRALLDELALVNSYPEIISRRTPRMLKHFSMPSRTRLSNDLIAGTSVLEVISPDRPGLLAAIGRVFLQHGIQLQNAKIATLGERVEDIFFITDHDGNPLSDPAQCEQLQDNIRKALDDIVGKKQ, encoded by the coding sequence ATGCGCCCTTTTATCTCGGACGCTACCCCCTATTTCGACCGCACCCCGTTTTTTTTCGACCAGACGCTGTTCCGGCAGCGCCTGGCCGACGGCAAACCTATTCCCGCCTTCAAAGATGCACTCAATGCCGCCAAGGTTCAGTTCGATAGCCGGTTCAGGGAAGGTGAGGATATTCGCACACTGGTGTATGAGCGGGCCCACTTCATCGACTTTATCCTGCACTACGCCTGGCATCAGTTCGACTGGGCCGAAGGCGCATGCCTGGTTGCCGTGGGCGGCTATGGCCGGGGCGAGCTGCACCCGGCATCCGACATTGATTTACTGCTGTTATTGGCCGAAGAAGACTCGCGACCGTTACTGCCCGCCATCGAAGGTTTTTTTACCTTCCTGTGGGACATTGGACTCGAGATCGGCCACAGCGTCCGCACCATTCCCCAATGCATAGAAATTGCCCGCGACGACATCACTGTTGCCACCAACATCATGGAAAGCCGGGTATTGTTTGGCTACAGCGATCTGCGCGATCAACTCTTGGCGCACTCGGGGCCGGATCACATCTGGTCGGCCGACGCGTTCTTTGAGGCCAAGTGGCGTGAACAGCAGGAGCGCCACGCCAAATACGCCAACACCGCCAACAACCTCGAGCCCAATGTCAAAAACGCCCCCGGCGGTCTGCGCGATATCCAGATGATTTCCTGGGTCGCCAAACGCTACTTCAACGTGCGCACCATCAAACAGCTGGAAGGACGCGGTTTTTTTACCGAGGAAGAGTACGCCATCCTGCTTTCCGGTGAAGAGTTCCTGTGGCGCGTACGCTACGGCCTGCACATGCTGGCCGGGCGCGGCGAAGAACGCCTGCTGTTTGACCACCAGCGCGAACTGGCCACCTTGTTTGGCTACAAAGATACGCCCGAGCGGCTCGCAGTCGAACAGTTCATGCATCGCTACTACCGGGTGGTGCAGGCCCTGCAAGAATTGAACGACGTCCTTTTGCAATTTTTGAGCGAAGCCATTCTGCAATCGGGCGCGCCACAAACACTGGAACCGATCAACGCCAACTTCCAGTTGCGCAACGGTTTTATCGAAGTGGCCTACACCAAAGTGTTTCTGGAAAATCCCAGCGCATTGCTGGAGATTTTTGTGGTCATGGGGCGCGACAACCGTATCCGTGGCGTGCGCGCGTCCACCATCCGCCTGATCCGCGAATCGCGCCACCTGATCGATGAACAATTCCGGCAAAATCCCGCCAACGCCGAACTGTTCATGGAGCTTATGCGCTCGCCATATAGCCTGGTACGTCAACTCAAGCGCATGAAGCGGTACGGAATACTGGGCCGCTACCTGCCGGAATTTGACAAAATTACCGGCCAGATGCAGCACGACCTGTTCCACATTTACACCGTGGATGAACACACCTTCAAAGTCATGACCAACATGCGCCGCTTCCGTCTGCCCGAAGCACAGGACACCTTCCCTGTTGCCGCGCACATAATGAAGCGACTGCCCAAACCCGAGCTGCTCTACATCGCCGGCCTCTATCACGACATTGCAAAAGGACGCGGCGGCGACCACTCCATGCTGGGCAAGGTCGACGCCGAAGCCTTTTGTGAACGCCACGGCCTTTCACCGCGAGAAACCCGGTTAGTGGGCTGGTTGGTGGAAATGCACCTGTTGATGTCTGCCGTGTCGCAGAAGCAGGACATTTCCGACCCCGAAGTGATCCACAAATTCGCCGGCATCGTGGGCGATCAGCGCAGGCTCGATTACCTGTACCTGCTGACCGTCGCCGATATCAACGGCACCAACCCCGATCTCTGGACCACCTGGCGCGCGAGTCTGATGCGCCAGCTTTATCTGGAAACCAAACGCGCACTCAGACGCGGGCTGGAAAACCCCATCGATCGCCACGACCTGATTGTGGAAACCCAGCAGGCCGCCATCCGCAAGCTTGCCGACAAACACTTCTCCGAGCAGCGGGTGCGGAGCTTGTGGGGCGACATGGGCGAAGATTATTTCCTGCGCGAGAGCCATCTGGATATCGCCTGGCACACGGAAGCCATTGCCTGCCACGGCAGCGATGAGCCCCTGATCCTGATTCGTCAGAGCCGGATTGCCGGCATGGAAGGCGCGACACAGATTTTTGTGCGCACCAAAGACCAGAACAACGTGTTTGCCGCCGCCGCCAACGCCCTGTCGGGCTTGCAACTGGACATCCAGGATGCCCGCATTTACAGCTCGCCCGACGGCTACACCATCGATACATTTTTCGTGCTCGATGAAAACGGCGAGCCCACCAGCCCCGATCGTTTCGATCTGATCCGCCGGGCGCTGCTGGACGAACTGGCACTGGTCAACAGCTACCCGGAAATCATTTCCCGCCGCACGCCGCGCATGCTGAAACATTTTTCCATGCCATCGCGCACCAGACTCAGCAACGACCTGATTGCCGGTACCTCGGTACTGGAAGTCATCAGCCCGGACCGCCCCGGATTGCTGGCGGCGATTGGCCGGGTGTTCCTGCAGCACGGTATTCAACTGCAGAACGCAAAAATCGCCACCTTGGGTGAGCGGGTTGAAGATATCTTTTTTATTACTGACCACGACGGCAACCCACTGTCGGACCCGGCCCAATGTGAACAGTTGCAAGACAACATCAGAAAGGCGCTGGACGATATTGTCGGCAAAAAGCAGTAA
- the dapC gene encoding succinyldiaminopimelate transaminase, whose translation MNPDLQQLQAYPFERLAALKHGVTPADLPHIALSIGEPKHQPPGFVLETLVNNLDRLSNYPATKGLPELRSAIAHWLNRRFQLGRTPVDADTQVLPVNGTREALFAFVQAVTDRRKPRPLIVSPNPFYQIYEGAAFLAGADIHFLNCDKHNGYIPDYDAVPEQVWRDCQLLFVCSPGNPTGAVTPVETMKKLIALADKYDFIIASDECYSELYFDTPPPGLLEVCNALGRDDFRRCVVFHSLSKRSNLPGLRSGFVAGDAEVLKPFLLYRTYHGCAMPVTSQLASIAAWQDEQHVQENRRLYRQKFDAVLTILAGCLDVALPEASFYLWPRVQGSDTAFAKALFQAQNVTTLPGTFIARDTPTGNPGEHHVRLALVAELSECEAAAQRIKTFVTAGA comes from the coding sequence ATGAACCCTGATTTACAACAACTCCAAGCCTATCCATTCGAGCGCTTGGCAGCGCTCAAGCACGGGGTTACGCCCGCTGATTTGCCCCATATCGCACTCAGTATCGGCGAGCCCAAACATCAGCCTCCCGGTTTTGTGCTGGAAACGCTGGTAAACAATCTGGACCGGCTCTCCAACTATCCGGCCACCAAGGGCCTGCCCGAATTGCGCAGCGCTATTGCGCATTGGCTTAACCGGCGTTTTCAGCTTGGGCGCACCCCGGTGGACGCCGACACACAAGTGCTGCCCGTCAATGGCACCCGCGAGGCGCTGTTTGCGTTCGTTCAGGCAGTCACCGACCGCCGCAAACCCCGGCCGCTGATTGTCAGCCCCAACCCGTTTTATCAGATTTACGAAGGTGCCGCGTTTCTGGCCGGGGCGGACATTCACTTCCTCAATTGCGACAAACACAATGGCTATATACCGGACTACGACGCCGTGCCGGAGCAGGTATGGCGCGACTGCCAACTGCTGTTCGTCTGCTCTCCCGGCAATCCCACCGGCGCAGTGACCCCGGTTGAGACCATGAAAAAACTGATCGCTCTGGCAGACAAGTACGATTTCATCATCGCCAGCGATGAGTGCTATTCAGAGCTTTATTTCGACACCCCGCCACCGGGGCTGCTCGAAGTGTGCAACGCGCTGGGACGGGACGACTTCCGTCGCTGCGTGGTGTTTCATTCCTTATCCAAGCGCTCCAACCTGCCCGGGTTACGCTCGGGTTTTGTGGCCGGCGATGCCGAGGTCCTGAAACCGTTTTTGCTGTACCGCACCTACCATGGCTGCGCCATGCCGGTGACCAGTCAACTGGCATCGATAGCCGCCTGGCAGGATGAGCAGCATGTACAGGAAAACCGCCGACTTTACCGGCAAAAATTTGATGCCGTATTGACCATCCTGGCGGGTTGCCTGGACGTGGCCTTGCCCGAAGCCAGCTTCTACTTGTGGCCGCGAGTGCAAGGCAGCGATACGGCGTTTGCCAAAGCATTATTCCAGGCGCAGAACGTGACCACGCTGCCAGGCACATTCATTGCGCGCGACACCCCCACCGGCAACCCCGGTGAACACCATGTGCGACTGGCACTGGTGGCGGAACTGAGCGAATGTGAAGCAGCGGCTCAACGAATCAAAACGTTTGTAACTGCAGGCGCATGA
- the nth gene encoding endonuclease III, with the protein MTSTANPTKAQRVEKILHELERLYPETPVPLDHKDPYTLLVAVLLSAQCTDERVNKVTPALWQLADNPFDMARVPVEKIREVVRPCGLAPKKSQAISDLSKILVEKYQGEVPRSLDLLEELPGVGHKTASVVIAQAFGVPAFPVDTHIHRLAQRWGLTSGKNVVQTEKDLKRLFPEQRWNKLHLQIIFYGREYCTARGCDGTVCPLCRWCYPNRKRAKLTKKQ; encoded by the coding sequence ATGACTTCCACAGCGAATCCGACTAAAGCCCAACGGGTAGAAAAAATTCTCCACGAGCTGGAGCGACTCTATCCCGAAACACCGGTGCCATTGGATCATAAAGACCCATACACTCTTCTGGTCGCCGTACTGCTATCGGCCCAGTGCACCGACGAGCGGGTTAACAAAGTCACGCCTGCACTCTGGCAATTGGCTGACAACCCGTTCGACATGGCGCGGGTACCGGTAGAAAAAATACGCGAGGTGGTGCGCCCCTGCGGCCTGGCACCCAAAAAATCCCAAGCGATCAGCGACCTGTCAAAAATCCTGGTGGAAAAATATCAAGGCGAGGTTCCGCGCTCGCTCGATTTGCTGGAAGAGCTTCCCGGCGTGGGGCACAAAACGGCCAGTGTGGTTATTGCTCAGGCGTTCGGTGTGCCCGCCTTCCCGGTCGATACCCACATTCATCGCCTGGCGCAACGCTGGGGGCTGACGTCCGGCAAGAACGTGGTGCAAACTGAAAAAGACCTTAAGCGGCTATTCCCCGAGCAGCGCTGGAACAAGCTTCACTTGCAGATAATTTTCTACGGCCGGGAATACTGCACCGCGCGCGGATGCGATGGTACCGTCTGCCCGCTGTGCCGGTGGTGCTACCCCAACCGCAAACGGGCAAAGTTAACGAAGAAGCAGTAG
- a CDS encoding ArsC family reductase: MVTLYGIKNCDTVKKARKWLEQHQVEYRFHDFRADGITLPQIQAWHTELGDALINRRSTTWKQLTDAERSQAEAQPAGLLLANPTLIKRPLLDTGTQRVCGFKADEYTTIFK; encoded by the coding sequence ATGGTCACCCTGTACGGGATAAAGAATTGCGACACGGTAAAAAAAGCCCGTAAATGGCTGGAACAACACCAGGTCGAATACCGTTTTCACGATTTCCGCGCCGACGGCATCACGCTGCCGCAAATCCAGGCTTGGCACACTGAGTTGGGTGACGCGTTGATCAACCGGCGCTCTACCACCTGGAAGCAACTGACCGATGCCGAGCGCAGCCAGGCTGAGGCCCAGCCCGCCGGCCTGTTACTGGCAAACCCCACCCTGATTAAACGGCCATTACTGGATACCGGCACACAGCGTGTGTGCGGCTTCAAGGCCGACGAATACACCACAATATTTAAATAA
- the dapD gene encoding 2,3,4,5-tetrahydropyridine-2,6-dicarboxylate N-succinyltransferase, giving the protein MSLYAIGFGVGTHNRQGQWLDVFFPTPRIQPAAALCQVLVDALGGTGTRALDASKANDLAAALAPLDAALAETLKTLSESKQPLVAVLLAENSAPASVPEAYLKLHLLSHRLVKPHGTVLDGIFGLLPNVAWTNEGAIDLAELPARQLAARVAGRTLEVSCVDKFPKMTNYVVPSGVRIAHTARVRLGAYLGEGTTIMHEGFVNFNAGTEGPGMIEGRISAGVFVGKGSDLGGGCSTMGTLSGGGNIIISVGDNCLIGANAGIGIPLGNRCTVEAGLYLTAGSKVRLLDDKGELVRETKARDLANQDDLLFRRNSVTGAIECKTNKSAIALNEALHANN; this is encoded by the coding sequence ATGTCTCTCTATGCAATCGGATTTGGTGTGGGCACACACAACCGTCAGGGCCAGTGGCTCGATGTCTTTTTCCCCACACCCCGGATTCAGCCCGCGGCAGCGTTATGCCAGGTATTGGTCGATGCCCTGGGCGGTACTGGCACGCGGGCGCTGGATGCCAGTAAAGCCAACGACCTGGCCGCTGCCCTGGCGCCACTGGATGCCGCCCTGGCTGAAACCCTGAAGACACTGAGCGAAAGCAAGCAACCGCTGGTGGCCGTTCTGCTGGCCGAAAACAGCGCACCCGCCAGCGTGCCAGAGGCCTACCTGAAGTTGCATTTGCTGTCGCACCGATTGGTCAAGCCCCACGGGACTGTGCTCGATGGCATTTTCGGCCTGCTACCCAATGTGGCCTGGACCAATGAGGGCGCTATCGATCTGGCGGAATTACCCGCTCGCCAATTGGCGGCGCGCGTAGCCGGCCGGACGCTGGAAGTTTCGTGCGTGGACAAGTTCCCGAAAATGACCAATTACGTTGTACCCTCCGGGGTCCGCATCGCCCACACGGCGCGCGTGCGACTCGGAGCCTACCTGGGAGAAGGCACCACCATCATGCACGAAGGCTTTGTGAATTTTAACGCCGGTACTGAAGGCCCGGGCATGATCGAGGGCAGGATTTCGGCAGGCGTGTTTGTCGGCAAAGGCTCTGATCTGGGGGGTGGTTGCTCCACCATGGGCACCCTGTCCGGTGGCGGCAATATTATTATCTCGGTGGGCGATAACTGCCTCATCGGCGCCAATGCCGGCATCGGCATCCCACTCGGAAACCGCTGTACCGTTGAAGCGGGGCTGTACCTGACGGCAGGTTCTAAAGTGCGCCTGTTAGACGACAAAGGTGAGCTGGTGCGCGAGACCAAAGCGCGCGATCTGGCCAACCAGGACGACCTGCTGTTCCGCCGTAATTCAGTGACCGGTGCCATCGAGTGCAAAACCAATAAATCGGCGATTGCACTGAACGAAGCCCTGCACGCCAACAACTGA
- a CDS encoding PAS domain-containing hybrid sensor histidine kinase/response regulator: MTLSQLMLVTLACLFSCLALLALTLYVWPGFWLRCLVRVGRGRALLALLALQPLRSLVCDRLLAVWLWDFERQQIILVGKGLSHLGYTVNKVVESVDAVLPIVHPDDHLRLNRIVRHFVHHHPEFTIECRLHRRLGRKPWVRLHGVSLLRGRKGRLRLAIGGVEDISERKVHVGTIAAMNEQLQQRLSQQQDQLRATEQARQDLVTRLRQVLDTVPVSICWKDVHGNYLGCNTQFARVAGLTSPDDIVGKTDYDFWWSAQVPEILQEDENVISAGQPLLDLEQQLTLPSQKSRRLRCSHVPLRDAHGECVGVLKTYQNVTRGYLLAQASDREQRLLQDVLDSTDAMISLVGRDFRFVRVNRLLESVVGMDRSRFVGKKVSDVFSGKLGERATAIVEHIIQTHQPVKEPYILKDQLGKVRHFLAYNNPLFDEQGNVDKVITVSMEITQLKHAQSALEEARAKAEAALQVKSQFLANMSHEIRTPMNAIIGLSQLALSTELSAKTEDYVQKIHYSAENLLGIVNDILDFSKIEAGKLGLNPKPFDLLQMIENLGSIMALKASRKRLAFRQTIEPNTPRFINGDALRLHQVLTNLIGNAVKFTREGHVHLAVRMSVDMGERQILRFMVEDTGVGLSEQQLGQLFQAFEQADAGVAREYGGTGLGLAISQRLVEMMGGDIRVKSEPGAGSVFEFTINVGRADAEAANQQLQASGDQPVDLRGAPVLLVEDNEINQQVALEMLAPLNLHIDTARNGAEAVAMVEQGNYALVLMDIQMPVMDGYTATEKLRERYSMEALPIVGLTANVLDEDRKRMLSVGMNDHIGKPIDRRALEQSLVRWLARPETEHETCCADGQTESAEPEMVEPGAAGAIDLAQGLARVRGRQDRLYSLLDSFFAQYGKAAEQFDALWTTRDWVQLAEQSHAVKGVAGNLAIPRVYQLCTQLQHQAETSQVAGCRTTIEQLRTALGDAAAEFERLKGLE; this comes from the coding sequence ATGACGCTGAGCCAGCTGATGTTGGTGACACTTGCCTGCCTTTTTTCCTGCCTTGCACTGTTGGCGTTGACGTTATACGTCTGGCCTGGTTTCTGGTTGCGTTGTCTGGTGCGCGTTGGCCGTGGACGCGCATTGCTGGCCCTGCTCGCGCTTCAGCCTTTGCGTTCGTTGGTGTGTGACCGGCTGCTCGCGGTATGGCTTTGGGATTTTGAACGGCAACAGATTATTCTGGTGGGTAAAGGGCTGTCTCACCTCGGATACACCGTGAATAAAGTGGTTGAATCTGTGGATGCAGTGCTGCCCATTGTGCACCCGGATGATCATTTGCGACTCAACCGCATCGTGCGTCATTTTGTTCACCATCACCCCGAATTTACTATCGAGTGCCGTTTACATCGCCGGTTGGGCCGCAAGCCCTGGGTGCGGTTGCACGGTGTCAGTTTGCTGAGGGGGCGCAAAGGACGATTGCGGCTTGCTATCGGTGGCGTTGAAGATATCAGCGAACGCAAAGTGCATGTGGGCACCATCGCCGCGATGAACGAACAGTTGCAACAGCGACTGAGTCAGCAGCAGGATCAGTTACGGGCCACGGAACAGGCGCGTCAGGATCTGGTGACGCGGTTGCGACAGGTTTTGGATACTGTGCCGGTCAGTATTTGCTGGAAGGATGTGCACGGTAATTACCTGGGTTGCAACACGCAATTTGCCCGCGTTGCCGGGTTGACCTCCCCGGACGATATCGTGGGCAAAACCGATTACGATTTTTGGTGGTCGGCGCAGGTGCCGGAAATACTGCAGGAGGATGAAAACGTTATCAGCGCCGGCCAGCCCTTGCTGGATCTGGAGCAGCAGCTCACCCTGCCCAGCCAGAAGTCGCGCCGGTTGCGTTGCAGCCATGTGCCTTTGCGGGATGCGCACGGCGAGTGTGTGGGGGTATTGAAAACCTATCAGAATGTCACCCGTGGCTATCTGCTGGCGCAGGCGTCTGATCGGGAGCAGCGGTTGTTGCAGGACGTTCTGGACAGCACCGATGCCATGATCTCGCTGGTGGGGCGGGACTTCCGTTTTGTACGGGTCAATCGGCTGCTCGAAAGTGTGGTCGGCATGGACCGTTCCCGGTTCGTAGGCAAAAAAGTATCCGATGTCTTCTCCGGAAAATTGGGTGAGCGCGCCACAGCCATAGTCGAGCATATTATTCAAACCCATCAACCGGTGAAGGAACCGTACATTCTCAAAGATCAGTTGGGCAAGGTGCGGCACTTTCTGGCTTACAACAATCCATTGTTCGATGAACAGGGGAATGTCGATAAGGTGATTACCGTGTCAATGGAAATCACCCAGCTCAAACACGCGCAATCGGCATTGGAAGAGGCCAGAGCGAAAGCTGAAGCCGCATTGCAGGTAAAGAGCCAGTTTTTGGCCAACATGAGCCATGAAATACGCACCCCGATGAATGCGATTATCGGGTTGAGTCAGTTGGCGTTGTCTACAGAGCTCAGCGCCAAGACAGAAGATTACGTGCAAAAAATTCATTATTCGGCGGAGAATCTGCTTGGCATCGTCAACGATATTTTGGATTTTTCTAAAATTGAAGCCGGCAAGCTGGGCCTGAACCCCAAGCCCTTTGACTTATTGCAAATGATTGAAAACCTCGGCTCCATTATGGCGCTGAAGGCCAGCCGCAAGCGATTGGCGTTTCGCCAGACCATCGAACCCAATACGCCGCGCTTTATCAATGGCGATGCGTTGCGCCTGCACCAGGTGCTGACCAATCTGATTGGCAACGCGGTGAAGTTCACGCGTGAAGGGCATGTACATCTGGCGGTGCGCATGAGCGTGGACATGGGCGAGCGCCAGATTCTGCGTTTCATGGTGGAAGATACCGGCGTGGGGTTGAGCGAGCAGCAGTTAGGGCAGCTGTTTCAGGCATTTGAGCAGGCGGACGCCGGCGTTGCCCGCGAGTACGGGGGCACAGGGCTTGGGCTTGCGATCAGTCAGCGGTTGGTCGAAATGATGGGGGGCGACATCCGCGTCAAAAGTGAACCCGGAGCCGGCAGTGTGTTCGAATTTACCATCAATGTGGGCAGGGCGGATGCCGAAGCGGCGAACCAGCAATTGCAGGCGTCTGGCGATCAGCCGGTGGATTTACGGGGCGCGCCAGTATTGTTGGTGGAAGACAATGAAATCAATCAGCAGGTTGCGCTGGAAATGCTGGCGCCGCTGAATCTTCACATCGATACCGCCCGCAACGGGGCCGAGGCGGTGGCCATGGTAGAGCAGGGCAATTACGCGCTGGTTTTGATGGATATCCAAATGCCGGTCATGGACGGTTATACGGCCACTGAAAAGTTGCGTGAACGTTATTCAATGGAAGCACTGCCCATCGTAGGGCTGACGGCAAATGTTCTGGATGAGGACCGCAAGCGCATGCTCAGTGTGGGTATGAACGACCATATTGGAAAACCGATAGACCGCCGGGCACTGGAGCAGTCATTAGTGAGGTGGCTTGCGCGGCCTGAGACTGAACATGAGACTTGCTGTGCCGACGGGCAAACGGAAAGCGCAGAGCCGGAGATGGTCGAGCCGGGCGCGGCAGGCGCCATCGATCTGGCGCAGGGCCTGGCCCGGGTGCGGGGGCGCCAGGACAGGCTCTATTCACTGTTGGACAGCTTTTTCGCGCAGTACGGCAAGGCCGCGGAACAATTTGATGCGCTGTGGACAACGCGTGACTGGGTTCAATTGGCTGAACAATCCCATGCAGTGAAAGGCGTGGCCGGGAATCTTGCGATCCCCCGCGTCTATCAATTATGTACCCAATTGCAGCATCAGGCCGAGACCTCGCAGGTGGCCGGCTGTCGTACCACGATTGAGCAGTTGCGTACCGCACTGGGCGATGCGGCAGCGGAATTTGAACGCTTGAAAGGGTTGGAATGA